A single region of the Salvia miltiorrhiza cultivar Shanhuang (shh) chromosome 8, IMPLAD_Smil_shh, whole genome shotgun sequence genome encodes:
- the LOC130998548 gene encoding CBL-interacting serine/threonine-protein kinase 7-like: MHRRVLEFPYWVSELAKIVIYRLLNPNPSTRLSFNELIKLSWFKKSFSQENLRSQSDNKVGSEFLDPKGFKFITRADVFYLISMSSGLNLSGLFEEEGSSKEMRFTNAMAVVEIEEKVRKAGLEFGCTVERRKGGGIRLVKGMAVAVVVEIWEVAAELWLVELRLIDGGAAKFGEEGSTQPSKNNNQFQNQISNFMIWKRRWQS, from the coding sequence ATGCACCGCCGCGTCCTAGAGTTCCCCTATTGGGTCTCAGAATTGGCCAAAATTGTGATCTACAGATTACTCAATCCAAACCCTAGCACGAGGCTGAGCTTCAACGAATTAATCAAGCTCTCGTGGTTTAAGAAGTCGTTCTCGCAGGAGAATCTGAGGTCTCAAAGCGACAACAAGGTGGGATCGGAGTTTCTCGATCCTAAAGGGTTCAAATTCATAACTAGAGCGGATGTTTTCTACTTGATCTCGATGTCGTCGGGTTTGAATTTATCGGGGTTGTTCGAGGAGGAAGGGAGTAGTAAGGAGATGAGATTTACCAATGCAATGGCAGTGGTGGAGATTGAGGAGAAGGTGAGGAAGGCTGGGCTCGAATTTGGGTGCACAGTGGAGAGAAGGAAGGGCGGAGGTATCAGGCTGGTGAAGGGGatggcggtggcggtggtggtggagatATGGGAGGTCGCGGCAGAGCTGTGGTTGGTGGAGTTGAGATTGATCGACGGCGGCGCAGCGAAGTTCGGTGAAGAAGGTTCAACGCAACCTAGCAAGAACAACAACCAATTTCAAAATCAGATTTCCAATTTCATGATCTGGAAACGTCGATGGCAGTCGTAG